The sequence below is a genomic window from Pseudorca crassidens isolate mPseCra1 chromosome 7, mPseCra1.hap1, whole genome shotgun sequence.
CATCCACCCCGGTCCCCACCATGGTCTGCTGCTAGGTTGGCAGGCCCAGCCCATGCCATGGAAGTGACCATTCCTCACGAACCTGCTAGCCTGTCCCTGATCCCCCATCTCAGCTTCTTCCAGTTGCCTGATGCCCTCAAAAAGGACCTCAGGGTTGAGACGTCCTTTCCTTAGGGCAGAAACCAATTCCACACCCTCTCTTTGGCGGGGCCCTGGAGCCTCTGCAGCAGATCAACCCTATGCCCTGCCTGTACAAGACCCCTTCTCTGCTTTGACTTGGCATGAGGTgggaggggcggaggggggaTCAGAGCCAGAAGGGACCTTAGGTCGCTGGGAACGCTCATCCCAGTGAGGTGAGTCACTTGGCCACAGAGTTGCTAAGGGCAGAACCGTATGCCCTTCTGTGCCACAGGGACATGCCCTGGGGTCGGCTGACTTTGTCTTCGCTGTGAGTTTTGTGACTGCGCAACCCACAGAGCAGAAATCCTGCCGATGAGCCTGCAGATCTTTCTAGAGACTCTCCAAGGCAAAGTCTGAGCAGAAAGAGGTGCAAAACTGAGTCCCTGTTACAAACTGGCAGGATGGGGATGGGCGGCGAGGAAAGGGAAATGAATCCATTTGATCATTCAAACAATATcccttcaacaaaatactatggAACACTCCAGGAATGGAGCAACACACCGAACAAAACCCACCCTGCCCTCTGAGGAACAGGCAGCTTTAAAAGGAGGGCAGCGTGGACAACGGGAGGGTAAGCTGTGCACCATCCCCAGTTTACacaggggaaactgagacccagaggggcTGAGGAAACtgtccgaggtcacacagctgggaagaggCAGACCCGGCATTTGAGGCAGCCCCGGCCCCCCGGGCAGTGGTGCCTGCCCTACCTGCAGCTTCCTGCTCTCTCAGGGACTTCCAGTCTAGTTGGGGAGGCAGAACAGGTGCATCAGGCGAAGAGGCCACACCAGGAGGCCTGGAACTTCTTAGTGGGAGAGTGGCTTACACACACCGAGGACAGAGGGTGTGGGAGGCCAGGGACAGGGGACGTAGCTGCCTTGGAGGCAGGCTGGTCCAGGGCATAGGTAGGCGGCGAGAGGGATGGTGAGGGCACACCTTGCAGACAGAACTCAGAGGGAATGACTCACACCTGAGGCAGGCAAGTTACAGCTGTGCCTCCAGGTGGCCTCCCCTGGAAACAGGCCAGCCTGAGAGTGAAGTGGAGACCAGAGGGAGATGGGAGAAGCCGGCTCTGGTGGGCCCTGAGGTCCCCAGGGTGAGGGTTGCCAGGTTTGGCTCTGGGGGAACCATTTGCCAGATGGTTCTGAGTTGACACCTGGGGCCTCTCCTTGGCTGTCCTCTCCTGACCCCTAGAGCCGGGGATCCAGGTGGTTGGCAGAGGGCTGGGGGCAAGGGGGATCAGGGCCATTGGTGGTTGTTGGTAGCGGCCGGCCGCAGGCAGGGCAGCCGAAAGGGTGAGGGGAGGGCAGCCAGGAACGGAACAGGCATCAGCCCGCAAGGGACGTGTGTAGCCCAGGAGGGGGCCCGGTCACTTCCAGCCGGAGTCTCTCTTCATCTCTTCCTGGGCCTGGCATGTCGCCCTGAGTGGAGCAGGCTTACGGCGCATCTCAAGCAGGGAAGCTCGGCGCATCCAAAGCGCCGCAGCAGTCCGCGACCACCGCCCCGCGAGCGCGCTGGCCAGGCAGGAAGGCGGAGGGGCGGCCTCTGGGTTGGGATTTATGGGTGTCGGGGCTGCATCTGCGCCAAACTCGGAGCCTGGAGTGGGCGGAGGAGCCGGGCGGGCCGACCGCAGACAGCCCcagcctgccctccccctccccctccccggccctggactggggttgggggagcTCAGGGCCCCTTTGAAGGAGGGGGGGCGAAGGCGGCCTGGGCGAGCTTCGGGGGTCAGCAGGCTCAGCTGTCTGCGAAGTGGGACTCCGGGCCCGTCACCGGGTCACCTCCCCTGACCTCGAGAGGATGGGGACACCCCGGGGAGGACGGCCGCAGCCTCTAGGGGGCTCTCGGGAGAGTAGCCCCGGGCCCCTAGCGGGCGCGGGCCAGGTGGCAGCGCCGGGGCTGAGCTGCGCGGAGGAGGCGGCCTCCCTGGCCAGGGGCGGCGGCAGGGGCGGCCCTGGGATCACATGGGCGGAGGCAGGTCCCCGGGCGGGCTCTCCCCAGAGTCGGGCAGACGGCTGCGGCGGGAACGGCGGCGTCTCCtcgcctccctccttccttcccttcgtTCCCCGGCCCGGCCGCCCAGCCCGACAGGTGAGCGGGAGCCGGGTGAGCGCGCCCACCTGCGTGCGGTCCGCACGGCCGGCGACCTCCCCGGCCCCGGCGCCTTCGCAGCTCTGCGCGCCTGCGGCCGGCTCGGCGCCCGGACCTCTCCTCCGCGCACGGCCGCTCCCTGCAGCCTCGCCTGTGGTCGGCGCCCCCCGCTAGCTGGGCTTTCCCGTCCCGGGtgctcctcctccagcccccggCGTGCGCGGGTACTTTGGTCTTGGAGCTCAGAAGGAGCCAGAAGTGGGCAAGCCGGGCCGACGGTCTGGGCACCTCCCCGCGGCCCCCGGAGCGGAGTCCACTGGCCGGCTCAAAGGTCTGGGAATCCAAGGCATCTGCTAGCCGCCAGCGCCGACCTGGGGCCTGCGGGAGGGACAGAGGCTGGGCCTGGGCAAAAGGGGAAGCCGGAGGGCCGGGAAGAGGGCAGACAGCCCCGCTCGCCTGGGCGCCCTCTCCCCAGGCTCCTAAACGCGGGAAGTGGCCCCAGTGTGCCTGATAGACTCGGGCAGCGCTTGTAGTCTGTGGGCCTCCCCAGGGACGGCCTCAGGGTGGGCGCTGGGTAGGGCGGTGGCCCAGACTGGCACTGCAGCTTCCTGCCTGGGTTGGCTCCTGACTCCAGAGCTAGAGGGTCAGGAAATCCTACATGGGTCTGGTCTACAGGGACACTCCCTTGCCCAGTGGAGGGGCAGTGGGTGGGAGGCCGGGGGCCCCAGCTAGCGGGCAGCATCAGTCAGCTCGCCCTGTTGGCCAGCGCCCGGTGGCGGGTGTGCCCTGCTTGGCAGATAAGCCCGTCCTTCTTGCCGGAGCTGCTCGGAGGGCAGCAGGCTGCTGGCGGAGGTGGGAAGCCCAGTCTTGCCTACCTGGACCACACGGCCGGGGCGTGGCAGGCAGCCAGGAGGCCCCTCTGAAGACCCTGGCCTCACGTGGGCAAGCTGCCCCGTCCCCAGCCAAGTACTTGAGAGTATGTGGTGGTACCACCCCTTTCTGTGCTGCCACCTCTGTTCCCAGAGCGCTGCCCTCCCCCAGAGCGGGGAGGAAGTCTCTTGTGCTGTCGGTTTCGGGGACCGGAAACAAGCACTAGGGGGACTTCACCCTGatggtggaggaggggagagggaggaaatgcTGACATCTACCACCTgccagccccgcccgcccgcctgcctgtTCTCAGCAAGCCCCTGTGTAGCACCCTGCCGCTCTGCCGAAGACGGGGCAAAGGGGGAACTCAGGAGTCCTGACttcccggggtggggggaagtggaACTGGGGCACGCGGGAGAGGTTAGTCACTTCCTCTACCCACCTCCACCCACCGCCAGCCCCTGACTGGCTCCTCCGGGGACCTGTCACCCCCTTCTGCCGCCTCACAGAGTCCCTTGCGGGGCGAGGGACAGGCTCCATCTCTCCAACCTCCCTCCCCCAGGTATGGCGCTGACGGTGGACTTGGTGGGACCCGCGCCCTGGGGCTTCCGCATCTCGGGCGGCAGGGATTTCCACACGCCTGTCGTGGTGACCAGGGTAAGGGCTAGTCCCAGGAGACGGGGAGGCACCCCCAAAGCCAGAGTCTGCCCTGCCCACTTGGTCCTCACAGacacctttctttttctgttttgaagcCAGAGGCCTGCTTCTGGGATCGTTggcgtgggcagggctggggccccgTTGCCATGGGGATGCGGTGGCCACTTCAGAAACAGGCTTCTAGAGAGTGAAAGGGAGCTGGGCCCAATGCAAggccttctcttttctccttggccACTAACCCCGTACGTGCTGGCAGCCATTTTAGGTGATTAGAACAGGAGCCCCGAGCTCTTGACAGTTTTCCCCTGACCCAGGCCCAGGCCAGGGAGTGTTCACGCAGAGGGCCTGCGTGCAGGCATGATTTGATTTGCACGGGCAGGGCTCTCTATCCAGAAGTATTTCCAAGCACAGTTCCTGAAGTTCTGCCATTACACGTTCTTTGGGGAGCCCCGTTAGAAGGCCAGCGCTGAGGTGGGTGGCGGGGGGCTGCCACTCCAGCTTTTGGAGGGGATTGGCTGGTGGGCTGGGTGGACACCggcaggcagggagagagatgTTAAAGGGAGATGCAGGCCAGCCTGGTTGAAACCAGCCTCTGTGTTTCTTGGGCAGGACAAGGAAatcccttcctctccatccctccctgccTGAGTGTCACCTCAGACTACCTGCTCCTCACCCCCTACAGGTAACTGAGGAGGGCAAGGCCGAAGCCGCTGACCTCCGGCCCGGTGACATTATTGTGGCCATCAATGGTGAGAGTGCAAAGAGCATGCTGCATGCCGAGGCCCAGAGCAAGATCCGCCAGAGCCCCTCGCCGCTGAGGCTGCAGCTGGACCGGTAGGTCCTCCACCTCTGCTGGGCCTGCCAGCACTCTTCTGCCTTCTGCCAGCCCGCTGCACAGTGGCCGCCCTCACCCCTTGCTCTCAGCTCCGACCTGGCCTTCCTGGGCCCTCACGGCTCATCCGTGAGAAGGTCCCAAGCTCTGGGGCTGCAGCAGGGTGGGCTGAGGGGTGTCCCTGTGCCCAGCTGGGCGTGCACTCACAGGCAGAGCAGGCTGGCATCAGCCACCTGGACACCCGGGTTTGACTGGTTCCCAGGTGTGCAGGGTACAGGGCGTGGGCATGCAGTCGGTTGAAGAGGGGAAAGGTGTGCCTTAGGCTGGGTCTGCAGGGCCCCTGCCtccaaggggtggggggagaacctTTGCTCAGATCCTGGGGTGGTGAGGAGTTTGGGGGCTCACTCCCCATAGAACCACTCCGTTGCTCCCCAAGTTGCCTCTCTGGGCCCTGCTGGGGAAGGCAGATTCCCAGGTTCCTGGGACTTCAgcctgggggtgtgggtgggaaCAGGTGgctccctgggggtggggcatcCCAGTGAGTCATGGGGCAGGAATGCTGGGAGATTCCCCAGCCGGGAGAGCCCTCTGGGCGGGCCTTGAACCTGAGTCAGGTACCTCTGCTCCTGCCCTCTCCTCGCCCCTGCCGCCCTACGTCACTGCAGAACCTGGCTCCCGTCTCCTGGGACGCTCTCACGGCCCGGCCCCTTCAGTGACTGTTTTGTACCAGTCTGGCTCATGAGTGTTTACAGGAGTGGGACCCAGAGGAGGAGGGTAGAGAATAGCTCATGGCATCTGGGAAGGGGACCAAGATCTACAAGAAGCTGCAaagtggggcgggggaggggcagggagctgCTGACACCATCACATCCTCTCGGGTCCCTCCAAGAACGACCCAGCTCCATCAGAGAGGTGGCCCTGGCCGAGTACCCCCAGGCCTCCAGTTCCACGTTGGGCAGGCCAAGGctccctgtctcttctttcttttgcccaAACCCTTCCTAACCTCCCCCAGTAACCCACCCCCAGGAGACCTCTCCAGCACTCAAAGCCCCAGGCAGGAAGCAGTGCTCTGGGCGGAGCCAGGGCCCGAGCTCCCCTGCTCTGGCCCTAAATTCTCCCCAGGGAGGGAGGCGGAGGCTGTGGCTGGTGTGGCGTGTGGTGACTGAGGTTCCTGCTGACCTCTCTGGAGGCAGTCAGACATCCAGGAACGGTGTAGTGGGACATGGTGGGCTCATCCCGCACCCTCAGCAGCTCCCAGTCCTCCAGTCACCTCCTGTTTGAGGCTTCAGCCAGGTTCCACTGGGCAGGGctttggaggaggtggggggtCCCTGGGGAGTTGAGGAGGGGGAGCCTTGGTGATTAGCAGGGGAGCTGGGCCGCCTTGTTCTCTAGGTCCTTCAGCTGCCTTCATGGCAGGAAGGGGGGCTGGCTCTACCCTCTGGTTTACAgggggcggggtgaggggggTTGACTTTGGAAACCACAGGGAGGGATCCTCTCAAAGGCAGAGCTGATGGGGGACAGGCCCCTGGGCAGAGGGGGCAGCTGGCCCAGCCATTGTTGGCCTTTAGGAATTTGGGCaactcactttccctctctgggcttcagtttctccagGGGTGAAAGATAAAGGATTATTTATGCACAATCAGcagtccaaagcaatctacaaactGATGCTGACCAGCGACAAAGTCTGGATGAAAtgctccccccaccaaaaaaaaaagactagaaaaggaaaagtaaaggcgaggcagggggaggggtgatgATGTGAGgagctcttaaaaaaaatttgaatttattGAACTTTTTGCTGAAATGATGGCCTTTCTACTTTTTGGTGCTAAATTGTCctttcttttaagaaatgatGGTGGTCGTTGAGGACAGTTGTTTGTTGTGAATTTGACGAAGTTAAAAGTTGGCTACCCGATTTCCAAACGTTTTGGACATGTTCCTAATCTTGAGAACCCGGGGACACTTtgtctccctctgtcctctcttCAGGCCTCAGGTTTCCTCTCCCGGGCAGACCAACGGGGAAAGCTCCCCCGAAGTGCTGGCCACTCGCTTCCAGGTAGGATGGTGCCTCCTGCTGGGAGCCCCACACCCTGAAGTGATGGGGGGCCCCCTTCCCTGCTCTTCCCGGCCCTGCCCTTCCAGGCCCCTCTCTCCGCAGGGCTCCAGGAGGACACACACCGACAGTCAGTCCTCCCTGCGGTCTTCCTGCTCCAGCCAGGCCTCCCTCAGCCCCCCGCCAGGCAGCCCCTTCTCCACCCTGCCCCCCGCCAGCCCCCAGGCCCCCGTGGGAGAGGTGGTGCCCAGCCACAGGTGAGTGCAGCGGGTAGGCCCCCTGGCCACCAGGTCCAAGCCGGCCTCTCAAAGTCTCTGTAGCTGGGTTTAGGGGGCCCTAGGGTCACCTCTGTCTCCCGGGGCAGCCTGGTGGCGGGGCCCCCGGCACACACTGTCCACTTCCCCATTTCAGTTTCCAGAGCCTGGCGTACTCCCCAGAACCCACTACTGCTGACCACTTGTCCTACAGGGGCCGCCCTGGAAGCCGACAGGTGAGGATACCTGAGGCGAGGAGAGAGCCTCCTGTCCTGGCTGGTTGCTGGTGGTGCCCGTGGGGCTGCATGTGGCTGGTCCCACCTAGGCGGCCAGCACCACGGTCTCCTAGTAATAGGCACGCTCCTCTCTGGAGCCGGGAGGCCAGAGCTCTGGTGAGGGTCACACTCACTGCACCGGCCCTACCCGTCCAGGCCCAGGTGTCCTTCTACCTCTTACATTCAGACCCGCCGCTGCCTCCCCCCTTCCTGCTGGCTTCCTCCCTTCTCAAGTGTTTCTCTTGGGCCGGGACCGAAATAGTTTAGCTGCTGTTGTTGGGATGATTCCCTTTGGCTGTATCTCTTGAACACATTCCTCCCCATTCCAAGCCCCATGCCCGCCCCCAGCTCCCATCACCCATTCCCCCTCTTCGTCCTCTGACTCAGCCCCCGAGAACCACCAGAGAACCACCAGCCGGCCTGTGGTTCCGACTCCAGTTGCACTTGGCTTACTCTCTgtctgcccccctcccctgcccttttcCCCTGGACACCCTGCCAGGTCCCACTGTCCGCTAGTGACAGCCCAACACCGCCTTGGTGGTATGTCTCCTCTCtaagggcgggggtggggaggtgaggagTGAGGCGGCCAAGAGTCAGGGCCACAGCTGCTGGGGGCAGAGTTAGTGGGGGCATGTCCAGCCTTTGGGGTGAAGAGGATGAGGCCCAGCTGCTGGAATCCTACCTCGGGTAGATTCTGCATTCCAGAAAGCAGAGCCTTTGGAGATGACTGGGGGAGGGTGCTAGAAACTGGGGGCTCTGGAGAAGGAAAGAACAGGGTCCTCTGGGGGCTGCATAGTAGTGGCTCCCTGGTGACCCTCTGTTGGCCTGCCCAGTGACCCTCCAGGAGACGTGGGCATAGAGATGGATGTATTCAATGAGATCCCgtctttaaagaattaaaaatgcaGTGGCAGAAATAAGATAAACATGCAAAACAATTTTGGGAAAATTAAGCACTGAGCAGTATGATCTTAATTATAAAAGCAGGAGGCATTCGGGGAGGGGATAGCTGAGTGTGGGCTGGGGTGGCCTGAGAAAGCTTTGTCAGGAATTTTGCTGGATGTCAGAGGCAGGATGGGGTAGGTTTCGGATTAGAGAAC
It includes:
- the PDLIM2 gene encoding LOW QUALITY PROTEIN: PDZ and LIM domain protein 2 (The sequence of the model RefSeq protein was modified relative to this genomic sequence to represent the inferred CDS: inserted 3 bases in 2 codons) yields the protein MGTPRGGRPQPLGGSRESSPGPLAGAGQVAAPGLSCAEEAASLARGGGRGGPGITWAEAGXPGGLSPESGRRLRRERRRLLASLLPSLRSPARPPSPTGEREPGERAHLRAVRTAGDLPGPGAFAALRACGRLGARTSPPRTAAPCSLACGRRPPLAGLSRPGCSSSSPRRARVLWSWSSEGARSGQAGPTVWAPPRGPRXAESTGRLKGMALTVDLVGPAPWGFRISGGRDFHTPVVVTRVTEEGKAEAADLRPGDIIVAINGESAKSMLHAEAQSKIRQSPSPLRLQLDRPQVSSPGQTNGESSPEVLATRFQGSRRTHTDSQSSLRSSCSSQASLSPPPGSPFSTLPPASPQAPVGEVVPSHSFQSLAYSPEPTTADHLSYRGRPGSRQAGLGRAGDSAVLVLPPPPSPGPRSSSPRLRYHVASEGESHLLREDSEVFKMLQENREARVAPRQSSSFRLLQEALEAEERGGTPAFLPSSLNPQSSRPTSRALATPPKLHTCEKCSASIANQAVRIQEGRYRHPGCYTCADCGLNLKMRGHFWVGDELYCEKHARQRYSAPRTINSQA